GACGAATATGAGCTGTAGTTTCAACACCGACAACCGACCCCCGCGGAGTTCCTTCCCACGCGGAAATCCAACCAGGGATATTCCGCTGCCCCGATTGGTCGTCATCCCCGTTGATGTAATTGATAAGGAACCAGTGATCATCAGCAGTTGCCCGGTAAAGTGCGCTCTCGAGAGGAAGAGGATAGTCGAGGTCCCCATTCGCGTGCGGTTCAATCAAATCGTCATCGAACAGGACAAGCGTCGGCGTATCTGTGTGTAGTGCGTGTAGTGTCTCGACAAGTGTTCCAATCTGAGGTGTCTCTGAAAAATAAGCTACAACGCCGTCAGCGGCGTTGATTGCCTGAACATCTTCCGATACCGCACCTTGGACAAAATCACCTCCGTGGTCGAAGTATGTATCTTCTGGGTGATAGAAGGTAATCCCCTCAAGAGATTCTTCGACACTACGCCGCCACCAAGAATCTTCACTGTCCTGCCAGCGCATCGCCCCTGCCGTGTATATTCGGGGATAGTCCTGTGTTGGTTGTACGGACATACACCCCCATTTCCAGTAAGTATGTTTGAATGTTCTGCTGTCCGAAATAACTCAGTGACACGCTGACGAATACATTTTTGCCCCATTGTTGACTTGAGTAGTCCAATATGGCGCTCAATTGGGCCAATTTTCTTGGCTTCAGCAGGTAACAGCTACACATTCACTGC
This genomic stretch from Halorubrum hochsteinianum harbors:
- a CDS encoding nucleoside 2-deoxyribosyltransferase domain-containing protein, encoding MSVQPTQDYPRIYTAGAMRWQDSEDSWWRRSVEESLEGITFYHPEDTYFDHGGDFVQGAVSEDVQAINAADGVVAYFSETPQIGTLVETLHALHTDTPTLVLFDDDLIEPHANGDLDYPLPLESALYRATADDHWFLINYINGDDDQSGQRNIPGWISAWEGTPRGSVVGVETTAHIRQAVTEWTADKFGVSLDNPRSD